A window of Pedobacter lusitanus contains these coding sequences:
- a CDS encoding glycoside hydrolase family 2 protein, giving the protein MMKKILTGTMLFLLGYSAIAQQTKWTLIKDRIVSPWAEKVNPSAPLPEYPRPQLVRENNWKNLNGLWEYAIIPKDQQHPADYQGKILVPFAAESALSGVGKTVGKDSVLWYKNTITLPASASNKELLLHFGAVDWQTEVFVNGKSAGKHEGGFDPFTFNITSLLKKGNKQEIKVRVWDPTDQGPQPRGKQVKKPESIWYTPVTGIWQTVWLEAVPKSYILSTRQTPDIDAHHISVSAVVQNHRPGDQLKITVLDGTDIIAEEKIAVNSTAVIPVKNEKLWSPEKPFLYDLKIALLRNGKPVDEIKSYFAMRKISMGQDASGIQRMLLNNHFVFQYGPLDQGWWPDGLYTAPTEEAMIYDIDELKKMGFNMIRKHIKVEPARYYNYCDRVGILLWQDMPSGDLGNGWENNPGVLDRATDKNRTAESEGYYRKEWDAIMTSLYNFPSIVVWVPFNEAWGQFKTVEITEWTMKKDPSRLVNSASGGNFYTTGHIVDLHNYPHPAMPRPDLFGRKQIVVLGEFGGLALPVEGHTWQQKNNWGYQSFKNAGDLFNKYATFAKRIEELIPLGLSAAVYTQTTDVEGEINGFMTYDRKVIKMPVNELKRVNDRLYLIPAP; this is encoded by the coding sequence ATGATGAAAAAAATTCTAACAGGAACAATGCTCTTTTTATTGGGTTATTCTGCAATTGCCCAGCAGACAAAATGGACTTTGATTAAGGACAGGATTGTTTCTCCATGGGCAGAAAAGGTAAATCCTTCAGCACCTTTGCCGGAATATCCGAGGCCACAACTCGTACGTGAGAATAACTGGAAAAACCTGAACGGATTATGGGAGTATGCCATTATACCGAAGGATCAGCAGCATCCGGCTGACTACCAGGGCAAAATACTGGTTCCTTTTGCCGCAGAGTCCGCCTTGTCGGGAGTTGGGAAAACAGTTGGTAAAGACAGCGTGTTATGGTATAAAAATACCATAACACTACCTGCGTCAGCCAGTAATAAAGAATTGCTGCTGCATTTTGGAGCAGTAGACTGGCAAACGGAAGTTTTTGTCAATGGTAAAAGTGCAGGTAAACATGAAGGTGGCTTTGATCCTTTCACATTTAACATTACTTCCTTACTCAAAAAGGGAAATAAGCAGGAAATTAAAGTACGGGTATGGGACCCGACTGATCAGGGACCACAACCAAGAGGTAAACAGGTGAAAAAGCCTGAAAGTATCTGGTATACACCAGTAACAGGTATCTGGCAGACTGTCTGGCTGGAAGCTGTACCAAAATCTTATATTCTGTCTACCAGACAGACGCCTGATATTGATGCACACCATATTTCAGTAAGCGCTGTGGTTCAAAACCATCGGCCGGGAGATCAGCTGAAAATCACTGTGCTGGATGGTACGGATATCATTGCAGAAGAAAAGATTGCTGTTAATTCTACAGCCGTGATTCCGGTTAAAAATGAAAAATTATGGTCTCCGGAAAAACCATTTCTATATGATCTGAAAATCGCACTGCTAAGAAATGGAAAGCCTGTGGATGAAATAAAAAGTTATTTCGCCATGCGTAAAATTTCTATGGGCCAGGATGCCAGCGGTATTCAGCGAATGCTGTTGAATAACCATTTCGTATTTCAGTATGGTCCTCTTGATCAGGGCTGGTGGCCCGATGGCTTATATACCGCGCCTACCGAAGAAGCTATGATCTATGATATCGATGAACTTAAAAAAATGGGGTTCAACATGATTCGTAAGCATATCAAAGTGGAGCCTGCAAGGTATTACAACTATTGCGACAGAGTTGGTATCTTGTTATGGCAGGATATGCCAAGCGGCGATCTCGGGAATGGATGGGAAAACAATCCCGGAGTACTGGATCGTGCGACAGATAAAAACAGGACTGCTGAATCTGAAGGTTATTACCGCAAAGAATGGGATGCAATTATGACCAGCTTGTATAATTTCCCATCGATTGTAGTTTGGGTGCCGTTTAATGAAGCCTGGGGACAGTTTAAAACTGTTGAAATTACAGAGTGGACGATGAAAAAGGATCCTTCCAGATTAGTAAACAGCGCAAGTGGAGGTAATTTTTATACCACTGGCCATATTGTGGATCTGCACAATTACCCGCATCCGGCTATGCCACGACCGGATTTGTTTGGGAGGAAACAGATTGTTGTTCTGGGTGAGTTTGGAGGCCTGGCTTTACCGGTAGAAGGGCATACCTGGCAACAAAAAAATAACTGGGGGTATCAGTCTTTTAAAAATGCCGGTGACCTGTTTAATAAGTATGCAACTTTTGCCAAAAGGATAGAGGAACTAATACCACTGGGGCTGTCAGCCGCAGTATATACACAGACGACAGACGTAGAAGGAGAAATAAATGGCTTTATGACCTATGATAGAAAGGTGATTAAAATGCCAGTAAATGAGCTAAAGCGTGTTAACGATAGACTTTATCTAATACCTGCCCCTTAA
- a CDS encoding RagB/SusD family nutrient uptake outer membrane protein, which produces MKKIAIILMFAVLLFTEACKKDSKFLDVPPKQIIPEEVAFSDQALVLSVLGDLYNRQQDFSSLDGDGWRSFVDFSEAFPSENGSYNIVQRTGWGYGEWGTWDYGYIRDLNLFVKRATVATKLIEADKTRFIAEARFLRANFYFEMVKRMGGVPLITEPMQYDYSGNVSNLQVARSKESEIYDFVISEAEAIKDLLPADANQKSRASKGAALAMETRAALYAGSIARYGLRTPQVTLPGAEIGIPAGMASGYYQKALAAAEQIIRGQAGSYQLYKVLPDLSENFAAVFLDKSSVNQESIFIEDFKVNTAKVHGFTTNNQPFSISDEGLDAGRLNPSLNLVQAFEKLDNTYAPITTKDAQGNPVFYNNQLDAFAGRDARLAGTILLPDGKFKGKNVDIWAGYQLADGSILTSDDASHLVKLPGTDVAVQVVGKDGPVNGQEFRSQTGFYIRKYLDPQVGSGRRGRQSDVAFIRYRYAEVLLNAAEAAFELGMSGVADGYINQVRARAGLTRALQGVTFDQIVHERRVELVFEGHTLFDMKRWRLAHIVWDGSKMTVEQLVSNIGLATKKNTQPYGLWPYRYYNPGNPNHGKWLFKEVLPSAVTGANMFQMGNYYSNIGNDILSANPKIVKQPNQ; this is translated from the coding sequence ATGAAGAAGATAGCTATAATACTAATGTTTGCTGTCCTTTTATTTACAGAGGCCTGCAAAAAAGACAGTAAATTTTTAGATGTACCTCCTAAACAGATCATTCCTGAAGAAGTCGCGTTTTCAGATCAGGCTCTCGTGCTCTCTGTTTTAGGAGATTTATATAACAGACAACAGGACTTTTCAAGTCTGGATGGTGACGGCTGGAGATCGTTTGTTGATTTTAGCGAAGCATTTCCCTCAGAAAACGGAAGCTATAATATCGTTCAGCGGACAGGCTGGGGTTATGGAGAATGGGGAACCTGGGATTATGGTTATATCCGCGATCTGAATCTTTTTGTAAAACGTGCGACTGTTGCAACTAAGCTTATTGAAGCAGATAAAACCAGGTTTATTGCAGAAGCACGTTTTCTCAGAGCTAATTTTTATTTCGAGATGGTAAAGCGAATGGGAGGAGTACCTCTGATTACAGAACCCATGCAGTATGATTATTCAGGTAATGTATCCAATTTACAAGTTGCCAGATCCAAAGAATCAGAAATCTATGATTTTGTAATCAGCGAGGCTGAAGCTATAAAAGATCTGTTGCCTGCAGATGCGAATCAAAAATCAAGAGCGTCAAAAGGAGCTGCACTGGCTATGGAAACAAGGGCAGCTCTATATGCGGGATCTATTGCCAGATATGGTTTAAGGACTCCACAGGTTACCCTGCCTGGTGCTGAGATAGGAATACCCGCTGGCATGGCCAGTGGTTATTACCAGAAAGCACTTGCAGCAGCAGAGCAGATTATCAGAGGGCAGGCTGGTTCTTATCAGCTGTACAAAGTTTTACCAGATCTGTCAGAAAACTTTGCAGCAGTTTTTCTTGATAAAAGCAGCGTGAATCAGGAATCCATTTTTATTGAAGACTTTAAAGTAAATACAGCAAAGGTACATGGCTTTACGACCAACAATCAACCATTTTCTATTTCGGACGAAGGCCTGGATGCAGGACGGCTTAATCCTTCTTTAAATCTGGTACAGGCTTTTGAAAAGCTCGACAATACTTATGCACCTATCACTACAAAGGATGCGCAGGGTAATCCCGTGTTTTATAACAATCAGCTTGATGCTTTTGCAGGCAGAGATGCCAGGCTCGCGGGAACTATCTTGTTGCCTGATGGAAAGTTTAAGGGTAAAAACGTTGATATCTGGGCTGGTTATCAGCTGGCTGATGGCAGTATTTTAACCAGTGACGATGCCAGTCATCTGGTCAAATTACCCGGAACGGATGTTGCAGTTCAGGTAGTTGGGAAAGACGGACCGGTTAACGGGCAGGAGTTCAGGTCACAAACAGGTTTTTATATTCGGAAATATCTGGATCCGCAGGTAGGTTCTGGAAGAAGAGGGAGACAAAGTGATGTGGCCTTTATCCGTTACCGCTATGCAGAGGTTTTATTGAATGCCGCTGAAGCAGCTTTTGAGTTGGGGATGAGCGGTGTTGCCGATGGATACATTAATCAGGTTCGTGCCAGGGCGGGCTTAACCAGAGCTTTACAGGGAGTTACATTTGACCAGATTGTTCATGAACGCCGGGTGGAGCTTGTTTTTGAAGGACATACGCTATTTGATATGAAAAGATGGCGTCTGGCGCATATTGTTTGGGATGGAAGTAAAATGACCGTAGAACAACTGGTTAGTAATATTGGACTGGCTACCAAGAAAAACACACAGCCTTACGGGCTATGGCCATACCGATACTATAATCCGGGGAACCCAAATCATGGGAAATGGCTTTTTAAGGAAGTACTGCCTTCAGCAGTCACCGGAGCAAATATGTTCCAGATGGGGAATTATTATTCAAATATTGGCAATGATATTTTATCTGCAAATCCAAAAATTGTTAAACAACCAAACCAGTAA
- a CDS encoding glutaminase family protein, protein MKRLFISLALVVLLLRSSAQQRIAPAYPLLTHDPYFSVWSFTDQLNTSATRHWTGANQSLTGLLKVDGRVYRFLGGQEESFQTVLPASDEKAYTAEYVESEPEKGWNQPGFIHNGWKTGSAPFGDGAATTQWRTKDLWMRRTFNLDQTDFKGLKLKLMNDDDVEVYLNGIKIFNCECFNGKFIYVPADTRLLKNGQNLLAVHVKNNVGGQWLDVGLVSDKPALASSDVLLAKQIKTGISATQTSYSFDCGHVNLDVDFTSPLLMSDLNLLSRPVSYVSFKVKSKDGKKHNAEVYFGASTDLAVNTEFQEVTAKSYKTGQLSVLKAGTKEQAVLKKRGDDVRIDWGYLYVAAAGDTWAKQFIGTPDETISSFVTGKVNGKTSADGKKLVLSTWLPFNQIGALPVEKHILIGYDDKYAVQYFGQNLRPWWNRRNDQTIEKQLELADTEYAAILKKCNDFDKKFHTDNVKAGGVKYAELSDLSYRQAIAAHKLVESPQGEILFMSKENFSNGSINTVDITYPSAPLFLVYNTDLLKGMLNGIFYYSESGKWKKPFPAHDLGTYPLANGQTYGEDMPVEEAGNMIILTAAIAKVEGNADYAEKHWKTLSVWADYLSKEGFDPANQLCTDDFAGHLARNANLSVKAIVALGGYGMLADKLGMKTEALKYKTMAKQMALKWVEMANDGDHYALTFDQKNTWSQKYNLVWDKVLDMNIFPKEVFKKEIRYYLTRQNTFGLPLDSRRSYTKSDWIMWTAALTDNRADFEKFINPVYKYATETPSRVPLSDWHETTDAKQVGFQARSVVGGYAIKLLDYKLHH, encoded by the coding sequence ATGAAACGATTATTTATCTCTCTGGCTTTAGTGGTTTTGCTGCTCAGGTCTTCGGCTCAGCAGCGTATCGCTCCGGCATATCCGCTGCTTACACATGATCCATATTTCAGCGTCTGGTCATTTACAGATCAATTAAATACCTCAGCTACCAGGCACTGGACCGGAGCAAATCAGTCTCTGACAGGTTTGTTAAAAGTAGATGGTCGGGTTTACCGCTTTCTGGGCGGGCAAGAGGAAAGCTTCCAGACTGTTCTTCCTGCTTCAGATGAAAAAGCCTATACCGCTGAATATGTGGAATCAGAACCTGAAAAAGGCTGGAATCAACCGGGTTTTATACACAACGGCTGGAAAACGGGCTCAGCTCCTTTTGGGGATGGTGCGGCAACCACGCAATGGAGAACTAAAGATTTGTGGATGCGCCGGACATTCAACCTGGACCAGACAGATTTTAAAGGGTTAAAACTTAAATTAATGAACGATGATGACGTAGAGGTCTATTTAAACGGAATTAAGATTTTTAACTGTGAATGTTTCAATGGTAAATTTATCTATGTACCTGCAGATACCAGGCTTTTGAAAAATGGACAAAATCTACTGGCTGTTCATGTTAAAAATAATGTTGGTGGTCAATGGCTGGATGTAGGCCTCGTATCCGATAAACCTGCTTTGGCTTCATCAGATGTCTTGCTGGCAAAACAGATAAAAACAGGAATAAGTGCTACGCAGACTTCTTATAGTTTTGATTGCGGTCATGTGAATCTGGATGTGGATTTCACTTCACCTTTACTCATGAGTGATTTGAACCTTTTATCACGTCCGGTTTCTTATGTGTCTTTCAAAGTGAAGTCTAAAGATGGAAAAAAACATAATGCAGAAGTTTATTTTGGCGCAAGTACAGATTTAGCTGTGAATACAGAATTTCAGGAAGTTACTGCTAAGTCTTATAAAACGGGGCAATTATCTGTTTTAAAGGCAGGTACAAAAGAACAGGCTGTGTTAAAAAAACGGGGCGATGATGTGCGTATAGATTGGGGTTATTTGTATGTTGCTGCGGCCGGAGATACCTGGGCAAAGCAATTTATTGGTACTCCTGATGAAACTATTTCTTCATTTGTTACAGGAAAAGTAAATGGAAAGACCAGTGCGGATGGAAAAAAATTAGTGCTTTCAACATGGCTGCCTTTTAATCAGATCGGAGCATTACCAGTTGAAAAACATATCTTAATAGGGTATGATGATAAGTACGCTGTGCAATATTTCGGGCAGAATCTCAGACCCTGGTGGAATAGGAGAAATGACCAGACGATAGAAAAGCAGTTAGAGCTGGCAGATACGGAATATGCTGCTATACTGAAAAAATGTAATGATTTTGACAAGAAGTTTCATACTGATAATGTAAAAGCAGGAGGAGTAAAATATGCTGAGCTTTCAGACCTATCTTATCGTCAGGCTATTGCTGCACATAAACTGGTAGAGAGTCCACAAGGGGAAATCCTGTTTATGTCTAAAGAAAATTTTAGTAATGGTTCAATTAATACAGTTGATATAACTTATCCGTCCGCACCGCTGTTTCTTGTCTATAATACTGATTTGTTAAAAGGCATGTTGAACGGTATCTTCTATTATAGTGAAAGTGGCAAATGGAAAAAACCATTTCCAGCCCATGATCTGGGAACTTATCCGCTGGCAAACGGGCAGACTTATGGAGAAGATATGCCAGTGGAAGAAGCTGGTAATATGATTATTCTTACCGCTGCAATTGCAAAGGTGGAAGGTAATGCGGATTATGCTGAAAAACACTGGAAAACACTTTCTGTCTGGGCAGATTACCTGAGTAAGGAAGGATTTGATCCTGCAAATCAACTTTGTACAGATGATTTTGCCGGACATCTGGCCCGTAATGCAAACTTATCAGTTAAAGCAATTGTTGCTTTGGGTGGGTATGGAATGCTTGCCGATAAACTGGGAATGAAAACTGAGGCCTTGAAATATAAAACGATGGCTAAACAAATGGCTTTGAAATGGGTGGAAATGGCCAATGATGGAGACCATTATGCCTTAACTTTTGATCAGAAAAATACCTGGAGCCAGAAATATAATCTGGTTTGGGATAAAGTGTTGGATATGAACATTTTTCCAAAGGAAGTATTCAAAAAGGAAATCAGGTATTATTTAACCAGGCAAAATACTTTTGGTCTGCCGCTGGATAGCCGTCGCAGTTATACGAAGTCAGATTGGATTATGTGGACAGCAGCACTCACAGATAACCGTGCAGACTTTGAAAAGTTTATAAACCCGGTTTATAAGTATGCTACAGAAACACCTTCCAGAGTTCCGCTAAGTGACTGGCATGAAACAACAGATGCTAAACAGGTTGGCTTTCAGGCAAGAAGTGTGGTGGGAGGATATGCAATTAAACTTCTGGACTATAAGTTACATCATTAA
- a CDS encoding DUF3823 domain-containing protein: protein MMKLKPKYILFCFLPFSLLSCKKDNYDAPSSTLKGRILYNNEEIGLEYDRVPLEIYQPGFGKKGAIAASFAQDGSYSTLLFDGNYKLIIPNGQGPFKWHQNTAGVNDTLSVAVNGNQTLDLQAIPYYLIRNTVYKVAGKELTATFRVDQIITGNEAKNIERINLYVNKTQFVSGADNIISAVLPGGSMADPASLSLKVNVPAIVPAQNYVFARIGVKIEGVEDMVFSPLQKIQL from the coding sequence ATGATGAAGTTAAAACCTAAATATATACTTTTCTGTTTCCTCCCATTTAGTCTGTTGTCCTGTAAGAAGGATAATTATGATGCACCGTCATCTACTTTAAAAGGCAGGATTCTTTATAACAATGAAGAGATTGGCCTGGAATATGACCGTGTTCCGCTGGAAATATACCAGCCTGGTTTTGGAAAGAAAGGAGCAATTGCCGCAAGTTTTGCTCAGGATGGAAGTTATTCAACGCTTTTATTTGATGGTAATTATAAACTGATTATTCCTAATGGACAGGGACCTTTTAAATGGCATCAGAATACAGCAGGAGTAAATGACACTTTATCCGTTGCCGTTAATGGAAACCAGACACTTGACCTGCAGGCAATTCCTTATTATCTGATCAGAAATACAGTTTATAAGGTAGCTGGAAAAGAATTGACGGCTACTTTTCGGGTAGATCAGATTATTACTGGCAATGAAGCTAAAAATATTGAGCGTATTAACTTATATGTGAATAAAACTCAGTTTGTTTCAGGCGCGGACAATATTATCAGTGCAGTGCTACCGGGAGGATCTATGGCCGATCCTGCCAGCTTAAGTCTTAAAGTGAATGTACCGGCCATTGTACCGGCACAAAATTACGTTTTCGCCCGTATAGGCGTCAAAATAGAAGGGGTAGAGGATATGGTCTTTTCACCTCTTCAAAAAATCCAGTTATAA
- a CDS encoding SusC/RagA family TonB-linked outer membrane protein, with protein MEKSLHAHCRSVHLKHYQLKAFIFFISLFFSLTSIAQPGSISGTVTDDKGQTLIGVTVKVKNTKIGGMSDTNGKFKITVPDKNAVLVFAYIGYVTAEIPLNGQTNLIVKLKDYDNDLKEIVVTGYGTQKRESITGAISAVTSKDIERVHGGATVSTALAGKIPGVTFRMTDGRPGASASIQIRNMGRPLYVIDGIQQDETQFNNIAPNDIESISVLKDASAAIYGVRAANGVVVVTTKKGTAGESRINIDAYLGFQNWSRFPDVVRSSYDYMRYKADAELNSNGSTSITPAELEKYKAGTDPAYRSFDWRDYILKSNNNAPQNSINMNFTGGTDKMSYYVSATNLYQNSVLGKEYEFKRTNIQSNITATVANGLKVGVNINGRIESRENPGVPGLDDYLLARLAVLRNNPLERPYANDNPDYLNDIGHTETNYAFLNKKLSGTYRNDWRVLQTNFNAEYQIPGIKGLVVKGVYSYYLADYVLNNHEYTYNTYTYRPATGAYDITGGSNNPYREREQKKEFATTFQGQLNYNNTFGKHTVGATLVAERIDLKHQRNYIHSSPISNNLPLIYFPTADRYDDSDDGEARIGYIARLNYNYNNKYYLEASARRDASYLFAPDKRVGYFPGVSAGWRITEEGFMKKLLGEKKVLSDLKFRASYGILGDDRNPNDPNQSIVPPYAYLPGYNYNQGTVILDGNPVIVSRDKGIPLNRISWLKSRTFDAGADFSMFGNKLTGTIDYFYRKRTGLLGGRNDIIIPVELGYRLPDENVNSDAQYGQEVSLNYNSKIGQVNFNIGGNFSYTRSKNLQSYNPLFFNSWDQYRNSSENRFTSIDWGYEVTGQFTSQEQINNYRVNIDGKGNRSLLPGDLIYKDQNGDGKIDEYDQRPIGFGYGRQPNINFGLSFGASYKSFDFHADFSGGAGYTWFQNYETRWAFQNNGNLNSIFEDRWHRADPFDLNSAWIPGKYPANRYNPGTGHSDYGSNSTFWLHSVRYLRARTIEFGYTLSPAMLSRIKIKRARIYVNGYNLFSIDNMKQYNVDPEIADDNGLQFPQNKVINVGLNLTF; from the coding sequence ATGGAAAAAAGTCTACATGCTCATTGCAGAAGTGTGCACTTAAAGCATTATCAGCTTAAAGCTTTTATCTTTTTTATTTCTCTTTTTTTCTCCTTAACCAGTATCGCGCAGCCGGGCAGTATAAGCGGAACAGTAACTGATGATAAAGGACAAACGCTGATCGGTGTCACGGTAAAAGTGAAGAATACAAAAATTGGCGGGATGTCTGATACGAACGGAAAATTTAAGATCACCGTTCCGGATAAGAATGCTGTCCTGGTATTTGCTTACATCGGATATGTCACAGCAGAAATTCCCTTAAACGGGCAAACTAATTTAATTGTTAAACTAAAAGATTATGATAATGACCTTAAGGAAATTGTGGTCACGGGTTACGGTACCCAAAAAAGAGAATCAATTACCGGAGCTATTTCAGCTGTAACCAGTAAAGATATAGAACGGGTACATGGAGGAGCTACAGTAAGTACCGCTCTGGCTGGAAAGATTCCCGGAGTGACCTTCCGGATGACAGACGGCAGGCCGGGAGCAAGTGCCAGTATACAAATCCGTAATATGGGACGGCCCCTTTATGTTATTGATGGAATACAGCAGGATGAGACACAGTTTAACAATATCGCACCTAACGATATTGAAAGTATTTCGGTTCTGAAAGATGCTTCTGCTGCTATCTATGGGGTTCGCGCAGCCAATGGAGTAGTCGTAGTGACCACTAAAAAAGGGACAGCAGGTGAGAGCCGGATAAATATAGATGCTTACCTGGGTTTTCAGAACTGGTCGAGGTTTCCTGATGTTGTGCGTAGTTCTTACGATTATATGCGCTATAAAGCAGATGCTGAATTAAACTCTAATGGGAGCACCAGTATCACTCCGGCTGAACTGGAGAAATATAAAGCCGGAACTGATCCTGCCTACAGGAGTTTTGATTGGAGGGATTATATCCTGAAAAGTAATAATAATGCACCTCAGAATTCCATTAACATGAATTTTACAGGAGGAACTGATAAAATGAGTTATTATGTTTCTGCTACTAATCTGTATCAGAATTCTGTATTAGGGAAAGAATATGAGTTTAAACGAACCAATATCCAGTCTAATATTACAGCTACGGTAGCAAACGGACTTAAAGTTGGTGTAAATATTAACGGAAGAATTGAAAGCCGGGAAAATCCTGGTGTTCCAGGTTTGGATGATTATCTGCTGGCCCGTCTTGCGGTATTGCGAAACAATCCTCTGGAGCGTCCTTATGCAAATGATAATCCAGACTATCTGAATGATATCGGACATACCGAAACCAACTATGCTTTTTTGAATAAAAAACTCTCAGGAACATACCGTAACGACTGGAGGGTTCTGCAAACCAATTTCAATGCAGAATATCAGATTCCAGGGATAAAGGGCCTGGTCGTTAAGGGTGTATATTCTTATTATCTGGCAGATTATGTGCTCAATAACCATGAATATACTTATAATACCTATACCTACAGGCCTGCTACAGGTGCCTACGACATTACCGGTGGTAGTAATAATCCATACAGGGAACGTGAACAGAAAAAAGAGTTTGCCACTACGTTTCAGGGACAGCTGAATTATAACAATACTTTTGGTAAACATACTGTGGGTGCTACGCTGGTTGCGGAACGGATTGACCTGAAACACCAGCGGAATTATATACATTCTTCTCCAATTTCCAATAACTTACCTTTAATTTACTTCCCAACTGCAGACAGATATGATGACAGTGATGATGGCGAAGCGCGTATCGGATATATTGCCAGATTAAATTATAACTACAACAATAAGTATTATCTGGAAGCTTCAGCAAGACGGGATGCCTCTTATTTATTTGCACCTGATAAACGGGTAGGGTATTTTCCCGGCGTTTCTGCCGGATGGAGAATTACAGAAGAAGGCTTTATGAAAAAGCTTTTAGGAGAAAAGAAAGTCCTGAGTGATCTGAAATTCCGTGCTTCTTACGGTATACTCGGAGATGACCGGAACCCAAATGATCCGAATCAGTCTATTGTGCCCCCTTATGCTTATCTGCCGGGATATAACTATAACCAGGGAACGGTAATTCTGGATGGAAATCCTGTAATCGTTTCCAGAGATAAGGGAATTCCTTTAAACAGAATATCCTGGCTGAAGAGCAGGACTTTTGATGCAGGTGCGGACTTCAGTATGTTTGGGAATAAGCTGACCGGGACTATAGATTATTTTTACAGAAAACGTACAGGTTTGCTGGGTGGAAGGAATGATATCATTATCCCTGTTGAACTGGGTTACCGGCTACCTGATGAGAATGTGAACAGTGATGCACAGTACGGACAGGAGGTCTCTTTAAATTATAACAGCAAAATCGGTCAGGTAAATTTTAATATTGGTGGTAATTTCTCCTATACCCGGTCTAAAAACCTGCAATCCTATAATCCTTTATTTTTTAATTCCTGGGATCAGTACCGTAACTCTTCAGAAAACAGGTTTACCAGTATAGACTGGGGTTATGAGGTTACCGGTCAGTTTACTTCTCAGGAACAGATCAATAATTACCGGGTAAATATTGATGGTAAAGGAAACAGGAGCCTTTTACCTGGTGACCTGATCTATAAAGATCAGAATGGAGACGGGAAAATTGATGAGTATGACCAACGGCCAATTGGCTTTGGTTATGGCAGGCAACCCAATATTAATTTTGGTTTAAGCTTTGGAGCAAGCTATAAATCATTTGATTTTCATGCGGATTTTTCTGGTGGAGCTGGCTATACCTGGTTTCAGAATTATGAAACAAGATGGGCCTTTCAGAACAATGGTAACCTGAACAGCATTTTTGAAGACAGATGGCACCGGGCTGATCCATTTGATCTGAATAGTGCATGGATTCCTGGTAAGTATCCTGCAAACCGCTATAATCCTGGGACGGGACACAGTGACTATGGTTCAAACTCTACCTTCTGGCTGCATAGTGTGAGATATCTGCGGGCAAGAACTATAGAATTTGGCTATACCTTATCACCTGCAATGTTGTCCAGAATCAAGATTAAGCGGGCTCGGATTTATGTAAACGGATACAATCTGTTCTCTATTGATAATATGAAACAGTATAACGTTGATCCGGAAATAGCTGATGACAATGGTCTTCAGTTTCCACAGAATAAGGTGATTAACGTCGGACTCAATTTAACCTTTTAA